Proteins encoded within one genomic window of Bradyrhizobium sp. 186:
- a CDS encoding nuclear transport factor 2 family protein: protein MTVEKLNRQRVLHLLDAITRSDLEAALSCCTDDVDFLTHAPIDVLPHMGPRHGKAELRELWRTVQARYSETRYQVPQIVAEGDVVAAYLRVFFKKRSNDRIIQVDMAVFYSFRNGQVAQIREIIDSYDLVQQVLEREIGPLIVGERVDGR, encoded by the coding sequence ATGACGGTCGAGAAGCTCAATCGCCAGCGCGTGCTGCATCTGCTCGACGCCATCACGCGCAGCGATCTCGAGGCCGCGCTGTCGTGCTGCACCGACGACGTCGACTTCCTCACCCACGCGCCGATCGACGTGCTGCCGCACATGGGCCCGCGCCACGGCAAGGCCGAGCTGCGCGAGCTCTGGCGCACGGTACAGGCGCGCTACTCCGAGACCCGCTACCAGGTGCCGCAGATCGTCGCCGAAGGCGACGTGGTCGCCGCCTATCTGCGCGTATTCTTCAAGAAGCGCAGCAATGACCGCATCATTCAGGTCGACATGGCCGTGTTCTACAGCTTCCGCAACGGCCAGGTCGCGCAGATCCGCGAGATCATCGATTCCTACGATCTGGTGCAACAGGTGCTGGAGCGCGAGATCGGGCCGCTGATCGTGGGCGAGCGGGTGGACGGACGCTGA
- a CDS encoding nuclear transport factor 2 family protein, translating to MTEHSLWRFSRALHRAINDRHFEDVEALIDEDVDWALYGPIDMFPFLGARQGKVAVLDVIRQLADNFQVRRFDRESIMLGVDSASSMLRYSLTALDSDKPISLRVAQFAQFRAGRLINMRVLIDTFDLVEQALGRAIHLPKMTGVG from the coding sequence ATGACAGAGCACAGCCTCTGGCGTTTCTCGCGCGCGTTGCACCGCGCGATCAACGACCGGCATTTCGAGGATGTCGAGGCCTTGATCGACGAGGACGTCGACTGGGCGCTCTACGGCCCGATCGACATGTTTCCGTTCCTCGGCGCGCGCCAGGGCAAGGTGGCGGTGCTCGACGTCATCCGCCAGCTCGCCGACAACTTCCAGGTTCGCCGCTTCGACCGCGAGAGCATCATGCTCGGCGTCGATTCCGCCTCCTCGATGCTGCGCTATTCGCTCACCGCGCTGGATTCCGACAAGCCGATCTCGCTGCGGGTGGCGCAGTTCGCCCAGTTCAGGGCGGGCCGGCTCATCAACATGCGCGTGCTGATCGACACGTTTGATCTGGTCGAGCAGGCACTCGGCCGCGCCATTCATCTGCCGAAGATGACCGGCGTGGGCTGA
- a CDS encoding MaoC family dehydratase has product MRFFEEIEIGHRREIGAYTFTAESIKTFAAKFDPQRFHLDEEEGRNSLFGGLAASGWHVGSACMSLLVADGQRLMKEATARGEEVAVWGPSPGFRDLRWIKPVLAGDTVSYVNEVVDKRASGSRPGWGILTARTTGTNQRGEQVYSITASAFVPMREKGD; this is encoded by the coding sequence ATGCGGTTCTTCGAGGAGATCGAGATCGGCCATCGCCGCGAGATCGGCGCCTACACGTTCACCGCGGAATCCATCAAGACGTTCGCCGCAAAATTCGATCCGCAGCGCTTTCACCTCGACGAGGAGGAAGGCAGGAATTCGCTGTTCGGCGGGCTCGCTGCGTCGGGCTGGCATGTGGGCTCAGCCTGCATGAGTCTTCTCGTCGCGGACGGCCAGCGCCTGATGAAAGAGGCCACCGCGCGCGGCGAGGAGGTTGCGGTATGGGGGCCGTCGCCGGGCTTTCGCGACCTGCGCTGGATCAAGCCGGTGCTCGCCGGCGACACCGTCAGCTACGTCAACGAGGTCGTCGACAAGCGCGCCTCCGGTTCACGTCCCGGCTGGGGGATTTTGACGGCCCGCACCACCGGCACCAATCAGCGCGGCGAGCAGGTCTATTCCATCACCGCCAGTGCCTTCGTGCCGATGCGCGAGAAGGGCGATTAG
- a CDS encoding MaoC family dehydratase, with the protein MTLTFEDFPTGRFGTFGPRHVTRDEILAFAAEFDPQPMHLDETAAAKSMLRGLSGSGWHLCSLMMRMMADGFITRAASLGSPGVDEVRWLSPLRPGDDLTLEVDVVEARTSKSRPELGIVKFKCTVRNAKGEALCEMTSPILIERREGAV; encoded by the coding sequence ATGACCCTGACCTTCGAAGATTTTCCCACCGGCCGGTTCGGAACGTTCGGCCCGCGCCATGTCACCCGCGACGAGATCCTGGCCTTTGCCGCCGAGTTCGATCCGCAACCGATGCACCTGGACGAGACGGCCGCGGCCAAGAGCATGCTGCGCGGCCTGTCCGGCTCGGGCTGGCACCTCTGCTCGCTGATGATGCGGATGATGGCCGACGGCTTCATCACCCGCGCCGCCTCGCTGGGCTCGCCCGGCGTCGACGAGGTGCGCTGGCTTTCTCCATTGAGGCCCGGCGACGATCTCACGCTCGAGGTCGACGTCGTGGAGGCGCGTACGTCCAAGAGCCGGCCCGAGCTCGGCATCGTCAAGTTCAAATGCACCGTGCGAAACGCCAAAGGCGAGGCGCTGTGCGAGATGACCTCGCCGATCCTGATCGAGCGGCGCGAGGGGGCGGTCTGA
- a CDS encoding DUF4282 domain-containing protein gives MFSFSDLFQWDRFITPTIIKTFYWLVIAVICLFGLSGIFAGLTAMAISPFGGFLVVLESIAGVVVGIIFSRIAAELILIVFRINEHLGAIRDQGGGLR, from the coding sequence ATGTTTTCATTCAGCGATCTGTTTCAATGGGACCGCTTCATCACGCCGACGATCATCAAGACCTTCTACTGGCTGGTGATCGCGGTGATCTGTCTGTTCGGACTTTCCGGAATCTTTGCCGGTCTCACCGCGATGGCGATCAGCCCGTTCGGCGGCTTCCTGGTGGTGCTGGAGTCCATCGCCGGCGTCGTCGTCGGCATCATATTCTCACGCATCGCCGCGGAATTAATCCTGATCGTCTTCCGCATCAACGAGCATCTCGGCGCGATCAGGGATCAGGGCGGCGGGTTGCGCTAA
- the ychF gene encoding redox-regulated ATPase YchF, which translates to MGFKCGIVGLPNVGKSTLFNALTETAAAQAANYPFCTIEPNVGEVAVPDPRLDKLSTISKSAQIIPTRLTFVDIAGLVRGASKGEGLGNQFLANIREVDAIAHVVRCFEDSDITHVEGKIAPVADIETIETELMLADLDSLEKRVDNLGKKAKGNDKDAKEQLDLVNRTLVLLRDGQPARLVERKADEERAFSMLGLLSSKPVLYVCNVEEGSAATGNAFSKAVEEQAAKEGAVAVAISAKIESEIATLSREERVDFLETLGLEEAGLDRLIRAGYTLLDLITYFTVGPKEARAWTIHRGTKAPGAAGVIHTDFEKGFIRAETIAYDDYIALNGEAGARDAGKLRLEGKEYVVADGDVMHFRFNT; encoded by the coding sequence ATGGGATTCAAATGCGGGATTGTCGGGTTGCCCAATGTCGGCAAGTCGACCTTGTTCAATGCGCTGACCGAGACGGCCGCGGCGCAGGCGGCGAACTATCCGTTCTGCACCATCGAGCCGAATGTCGGCGAGGTCGCCGTGCCCGATCCGCGGCTGGATAAGCTGTCGACGATCTCCAAATCGGCGCAGATCATTCCGACCCGGCTGACCTTCGTCGACATCGCCGGCCTCGTCCGCGGCGCCTCCAAGGGCGAAGGCCTCGGCAACCAATTCCTCGCCAACATCCGCGAGGTCGACGCCATCGCGCATGTCGTGCGCTGCTTTGAAGATTCCGACATCACCCATGTCGAGGGCAAGATCGCGCCGGTCGCCGACATCGAGACCATCGAGACCGAGCTGATGCTCGCGGACCTCGACAGCCTCGAGAAGCGCGTCGACAATCTCGGCAAGAAGGCCAAGGGCAACGACAAGGACGCCAAGGAGCAGCTCGACCTCGTCAACCGCACCCTGGTGCTGCTCCGCGACGGCCAGCCCGCGCGCCTCGTCGAGCGCAAGGCCGATGAAGAGCGCGCCTTCTCGATGCTCGGCCTGCTGTCGTCAAAACCGGTGCTTTACGTCTGCAACGTGGAGGAAGGCTCCGCCGCCACCGGCAACGCCTTCTCCAAGGCGGTGGAAGAACAGGCCGCCAAGGAAGGCGCCGTTGCCGTCGCCATCTCGGCAAAAATCGAATCCGAGATCGCGACGCTCTCGCGCGAGGAGCGTGTCGACTTCCTGGAGACGCTGGGCCTCGAAGAGGCCGGTCTCGATCGTCTGATCCGCGCCGGCTACACCCTGCTCGACCTCATCACCTATTTCACGGTGGGACCGAAGGAGGCGCGTGCCTGGACCATTCACCGCGGCACCAAGGCCCCGGGGGCGGCCGGCGTGATCCACACCGATTTCGAGAAAGGCTTCATCCGCGCCGAGACCATTGCGTATGACGACTACATCGCGTTGAACGGTGAAGCCGGCGCCCGCGACGCCGGCAAGCTGCGGCTCGAAGGCAAGGAATACGTCGTCGCCGACGGCGACGTGATGCATTTCCGGTTTAATACGTAA
- the pth gene encoding aminoacyl-tRNA hydrolase — MRLFVGLGNPGAKYARNRHNIGFMAADEIARRHGFAPWRRRFQGETSEGTLGSERVILLKPMTYMNDSGRSVQEAAGFFKIAPGDVTVFHDELELPAGKVRVKIGGGIAGHNGLRSISAHIGNEYRRVRLGIGHPGVKELVHGHVLSDFAKADNEWVATLCDAVAEHAALLAKGTDATFANRVHLAMQAKGFLTKDDNGEKSG, encoded by the coding sequence ATGCGACTGTTTGTTGGGCTCGGCAATCCCGGCGCGAAATACGCACGTAACCGGCACAATATCGGCTTCATGGCCGCCGACGAGATTGCGCGGCGTCATGGTTTTGCGCCATGGCGCCGTCGCTTTCAGGGCGAGACCTCGGAAGGCACGCTCGGCAGCGAGCGCGTGATCCTGCTCAAGCCCATGACCTACATGAACGACTCGGGCCGCAGCGTTCAGGAGGCGGCAGGCTTCTTCAAGATCGCGCCGGGTGACGTCACCGTGTTCCACGACGAGCTCGAGCTGCCGGCGGGCAAGGTTCGGGTGAAGATCGGCGGCGGCATCGCCGGACATAACGGCCTGCGCTCGATCTCCGCGCATATCGGCAACGAGTACCGCCGGGTGCGGCTCGGCATCGGTCATCCCGGCGTCAAGGAATTGGTGCACGGCCATGTGCTGTCGGACTTCGCCAAGGCCGACAACGAATGGGTGGCGACGCTCTGCGACGCGGTGGCGGAGCACGCCGCGCTGCTCGCCAAGGGGACGGATGCGACCTTCGCCAACAGGGTGCATCTTGCCATGCAGGCGAAGGGTTTTTTGACCAAGGACGACAACGGAGAGAAGTCGGGCTGA
- a CDS encoding 50S ribosomal protein L25/general stress protein Ctc, with translation MATVKELKATARPKSGKGAARAERRAGKVPGVIYGNKQPPLAISVDDRELRQRILAGRFLTTLVDIDLEGKKHRVIPRDFHLDPVKDFPIHVDFMRLGEGATIRISVPLHVVKAEGSPGVKRGGAVNIVAHAIELECGVESIPQYIEADVGSLEIGHSLHLADIKLPAGVKALTREDATLVTIVPPSGYAEEQKAAAAAAAGGAAPGAAAAPAAGAAAPAAGAAAPAAAAKAPAGGDKKK, from the coding sequence ATGGCGACCGTCAAGGAATTGAAGGCGACCGCACGTCCGAAGAGCGGCAAGGGGGCCGCCCGGGCAGAGCGTCGCGCCGGGAAAGTGCCCGGAGTGATCTATGGCAACAAGCAGCCCCCGCTCGCGATCTCGGTTGATGATCGCGAACTGCGCCAGCGCATCCTCGCCGGCCGCTTCCTGACCACGCTGGTCGACATCGACCTCGAAGGCAAGAAGCACCGCGTGATTCCGCGCGACTTCCACCTCGATCCGGTCAAGGACTTCCCGATCCATGTCGACTTCATGCGGCTCGGCGAAGGCGCCACCATCCGCATCAGCGTGCCGCTCCACGTCGTGAAGGCGGAAGGCTCGCCCGGCGTGAAGCGCGGCGGCGCCGTCAACATCGTTGCCCATGCGATCGAGCTCGAATGCGGCGTCGAGAGCATCCCGCAGTACATCGAGGCCGATGTCGGCTCGCTCGAAATCGGTCACTCGCTGCATCTGGCCGACATCAAGCTGCCGGCCGGCGTCAAGGCACTGACCCGCGAGGACGCGACCCTCGTCACCATCGTGCCGCCGTCCGGCTACGCCGAAGAGCAGAAGGCGGCGGCTGCGGCTGCGGCCGGTGGTGCGGCTCCGGGTGCTGCGGCTGCTCCGGCGGCTGGCGCGGCTGCGCCGGCTGCGGGTGCTGCTGCTCCGGCAGCGGCCGCCAAGGCTCCCGCCGGCGGCGACAAGAAGAAGTAA
- a CDS encoding accessory factor UbiK family protein yields MTQTSNRFFDEIGRLMNDAAGAAQGVKREFDTVMRTQAEKFLRDMDLVKREEFEAVKDMARLAREENEALKARIAALEAKLGG; encoded by the coding sequence ATGACCCAGACCAGCAACCGGTTTTTCGACGAGATCGGCCGCCTGATGAACGACGCCGCCGGTGCCGCCCAGGGCGTCAAGCGCGAGTTCGACACCGTGATGCGCACCCAGGCGGAAAAATTCCTGCGCGACATGGACCTGGTCAAGCGCGAGGAGTTCGAGGCGGTCAAGGACATGGCGCGGCTGGCGCGTGAGGAGAACGAGGCGCTGAAAGCGCGCATCGCGGCGCTGGAGGCCAAGCTGGGCGGGTAG
- a CDS encoding dienelactone hydrolase family protein produces MIDQQIAIPTKDGHTATFISHPERGGPFPVILFYMDAPAIREELRDMARRLATSGYYVMLPNLYYRSGVMELGALPADPNAPERKRMFQLMGSLSIPMIMEDSRALLTYAEGQTAANTKLIGTVGYCMSGRYAVNAATHFPDRVKAAASIYGTQLATDQDDSPHLVAAKTKAELYFACAETDIYAPAEIIEKVKQGVSGAKNGAKAEVEIYPGTHHGFAFPKRPVYDRDAAERHWERLLALYRRNLV; encoded by the coding sequence ATGATCGACCAGCAGATCGCGATCCCCACCAAGGACGGCCACACCGCAACCTTCATCAGCCATCCCGAGCGCGGCGGGCCGTTCCCGGTGATCCTGTTCTACATGGACGCGCCGGCGATCCGCGAGGAGCTGCGCGACATGGCGCGCCGGCTCGCGACATCGGGCTACTATGTGATGCTGCCGAACCTGTATTACCGCTCCGGCGTGATGGAGCTCGGAGCGCTGCCGGCCGATCCGAACGCGCCGGAGCGCAAGCGCATGTTCCAGCTAATGGGCTCGCTCAGCATTCCCATGATCATGGAAGACAGCAGGGCGCTGCTCACCTATGCCGAGGGCCAGACGGCCGCGAACACCAAGCTGATCGGCACCGTCGGCTACTGCATGAGCGGCCGTTACGCCGTCAATGCCGCCACGCATTTCCCCGATCGCGTCAAGGCCGCCGCCTCGATCTATGGCACGCAGCTTGCGACCGACCAGGACGACAGCCCGCATCTCGTCGCGGCTAAGACCAAGGCCGAGCTCTATTTCGCCTGCGCCGAGACCGACATCTATGCGCCCGCTGAGATCATCGAGAAGGTCAAGCAGGGCGTGAGCGGCGCCAAGAACGGCGCCAAGGCCGAGGTCGAGATCTATCCCGGCACTCATCACGGCTTCGCCTTTCCCAAGCGTCCGGTCTATGACCGCGACGCCGCCGAGCGGCATTGGGAGCGCCTGCTCGCGCTCTATCGCCGCAATCTCGTTTAA
- the lgt gene encoding prolipoprotein diacylglyceryl transferase gives MPFLLIDFPAFKPIALEIGPFAIRWYALAYIGGIVFGWIYARSLLKSERLWGRPAPISLLQIDDFVLWVTLGIILGGRTGYVLFYNLPFFVEHPAAIFRLWEGGMSFHGGFIGCVIAAIWFASRNNIPILSLGDVATAVGPIGLFLGRIANFINGELWGRATDPELPWAMIFPNDPTQLPRHPSQLYEAGMEGILLFTVLAVMIRCGALKRPGLVLGAFILIYGLTRIAGEQFREPDGQLGFLWGGLTMGMLLSIPMLIVGGILVVLALRRGAPRPAEAVR, from the coding sequence ATGCCCTTTCTGCTCATCGACTTTCCCGCCTTCAAGCCGATCGCGCTCGAGATCGGGCCGTTCGCCATTCGCTGGTACGCGCTCGCCTATATCGGCGGCATCGTGTTCGGCTGGATCTATGCGCGCTCGCTTCTGAAGAGCGAGCGCTTGTGGGGCCGGCCCGCGCCGATCTCGCTGCTCCAGATCGACGATTTCGTGCTCTGGGTCACGCTCGGCATCATCCTGGGCGGCCGCACCGGCTACGTGCTGTTCTACAACCTGCCCTTCTTCGTCGAGCACCCCGCCGCGATCTTCCGATTGTGGGAAGGCGGGATGTCGTTCCATGGCGGCTTCATCGGCTGCGTCATTGCGGCGATCTGGTTTGCCAGCCGCAACAACATCCCGATCCTGTCGCTCGGCGACGTCGCCACCGCCGTTGGTCCGATCGGGCTGTTCCTCGGGAGGATCGCCAATTTCATCAATGGCGAATTGTGGGGCCGCGCTACCGATCCGGAGCTGCCCTGGGCGATGATCTTCCCCAATGATCCCACGCAGCTGCCGCGCCATCCGAGCCAGCTCTATGAAGCCGGCATGGAGGGCATCCTGCTGTTCACGGTGCTGGCGGTGATGATCCGCTGCGGCGCCCTGAAGCGGCCGGGCCTGGTCCTCGGCGCCTTCATCCTGATCTACGGCCTGACCCGGATCGCCGGCGAGCAATTTCGCGAGCCCGATGGCCAGCTCGGCTTCCTCTGGGGCGGATTAACCATGGGCATGCTGCTGTCGATCCCGATGCTTATTGTCGGCGGCATACTTGTTGTATTGGCATTACGGCGCGGTGCGCCGAGGCCCGCTGAGGCCGTCCGTTAA
- a CDS encoding SAM-dependent methyltransferase produces the protein MTDSPLLNEIKALIKSSGPMPVWRYMELCLMHPRYGYYVSRDPLGREGDFTTSPEVSQMFGELLGLWTASVWKHMGSPQFLRLIELGPGRGTMMADALRALRVLPPLYQALHIHLVEVNPVLRERQNATLSGVRNIAWHDSIDEVPEGPCIILANEYFDVLPIHQMVRYENGWHERVIELDGNGRLQFGAAAEPTPRFDVLLPPLVRAAPVGAVFEWRPDAEIMKLATRVRDQDGAALIIDYGHLRSDAGDTFQAIARHTFADPLKAPGQADVTAHVDFQALARAAEDVGARVHGPVTQGDFLKRIGIDTRAAALMQKAAPDVATDISVALRRLTDAGRSGMGSMFKVLGISEPRLTRIAGLSDLEQAGGAS, from the coding sequence GTGACCGACTCGCCGCTGTTGAACGAGATCAAGGCGCTGATCAAATCCTCGGGCCCCATGCCGGTCTGGCGGTACATGGAGCTGTGCCTGATGCATCCGCGCTACGGCTATTACGTCTCGCGCGATCCGCTCGGGCGCGAGGGCGACTTCACCACCTCGCCCGAGGTCAGCCAGATGTTCGGCGAGCTCCTCGGCCTGTGGACCGCTTCGGTGTGGAAGCACATGGGCTCGCCGCAGTTCCTGCGGCTGATCGAGCTCGGCCCCGGCCGCGGCACCATGATGGCGGATGCGCTGCGCGCATTGCGCGTGCTGCCGCCGCTGTACCAGGCGCTTCATATCCACTTGGTCGAGGTCAACCCGGTGCTGCGCGAGCGGCAGAATGCGACGCTGTCGGGCGTGCGCAACATCGCCTGGCACGACAGCATCGACGAGGTGCCCGAAGGCCCCTGCATCATCCTCGCCAACGAATATTTCGACGTGCTGCCGATCCATCAGATGGTGAGATACGAGAACGGCTGGCACGAGCGCGTGATCGAGCTCGATGGCAACGGCAGGCTTCAGTTCGGCGCGGCGGCCGAGCCGACGCCGCGCTTCGACGTGCTGCTGCCGCCGCTGGTACGCGCGGCGCCCGTCGGCGCCGTGTTCGAATGGCGGCCCGACGCCGAGATCATGAAGCTCGCCACGCGCGTGCGCGACCAGGACGGCGCGGCGCTGATCATCGACTACGGCCATTTGCGCAGCGATGCCGGCGACACCTTCCAGGCGATCGCGCGCCACACCTTCGCCGATCCCCTGAAGGCGCCGGGCCAGGCCGATGTCACCGCCCATGTCGACTTCCAGGCTCTGGCGCGCGCGGCCGAGGATGTCGGCGCCCGCGTGCACGGTCCGGTCACGCAGGGCGACTTCCTCAAGCGCATCGGCATCGACACCCGCGCAGCCGCCCTGATGCAAAAGGCGGCGCCGGACGTCGCCACCGACATTTCGGTGGCGCTGAGGCGCCTGACCGATGCGGGGCGCAGCGGCATGGGCTCGATGTTCAAGGTGCTCGGTATCTCCGAGCCGCGGCTGACCAGAATCGCGGGCCTCAGCGACCTCGAACAGGCTGGAGGGGCCTCATGA
- the pgeF gene encoding peptidoglycan editing factor PgeF, with translation MILASSLLSAVPGLRHSFFTREGGVSNGIYSALNGGLGSNDDPAHVAENRRRMAEHVGVAPERFLSLYQIHSPDVLVAEAPWPSGPRPKGDALVTRTPGIALGVSTADCGPVLFVDPDARVIGGAHAGWKGALTGVLEQTISAMEKLGASRSGIIAAIGPLIRQDSYEVGNEFVARFIEADADNAVFFIPSVREGHAMFDLAGFIRMRLEAAGILMIDDLGLDTYSDERFFSYRRSVHRKEPDYGRHIHAIALEG, from the coding sequence ATGATCCTCGCATCGTCGCTGTTGTCAGCGGTGCCCGGCTTGCGTCATTCCTTCTTCACCCGTGAAGGCGGCGTCTCCAATGGCATCTATTCAGCGCTGAACGGCGGGCTCGGCTCCAACGACGATCCGGCCCATGTCGCGGAAAACCGCCGCCGCATGGCCGAGCATGTCGGCGTCGCACCGGAACGCTTCCTCAGCCTGTACCAGATCCACTCGCCCGACGTCCTGGTCGCCGAAGCCCCGTGGCCAAGCGGGCCGCGGCCGAAGGGCGATGCGTTGGTCACCAGAACGCCCGGCATCGCGCTCGGCGTCTCCACCGCCGATTGCGGCCCGGTGCTGTTCGTCGACCCCGACGCGCGCGTCATCGGCGGCGCGCATGCCGGCTGGAAGGGTGCCCTGACCGGCGTGCTGGAGCAGACGATATCGGCGATGGAGAAGCTCGGCGCTTCGCGCAGCGGCATCATCGCGGCGATCGGTCCTTTGATCCGCCAGGACAGCTATGAGGTCGGCAACGAATTCGTGGCGCGCTTCATCGAGGCGGACGCGGACAATGCGGTTTTCTTCATCCCGTCGGTGCGCGAAGGCCACGCGATGTTCGATCTCGCAGGCTTCATCCGGATGCGGCTGGAGGCCGCCGGCATCCTGATGATCGACGATCTCGGCCTCGACACCTATTCCGACGAACGTTTCTTCAGCTACCGCCGCTCGGTGCATCGCAAGGAGCCGGATTACGGCCGCCACATCCACGCGATCGCGCTGGAGGGGTGA
- a CDS encoding ribose-phosphate pyrophosphokinase produces MSAKNGSIKLVAGNSNPALAQAIAQGLDLPLTKAVVRRFADMEIFVEIQENVRGSDAFIIQSTSFPANDHLMELLIITDALRRSSARRITAVLPYFGYARQDRKSGSRTPISAKLVANLIRQAGVDRVMTLDLHAGQIQGFFDIPTDNLYAAPLMVRDIKEKFDLSKVMVISPDVGGVARARGLAKRINTPLAIVDKRRERAGESEVMNVIGDVAGYTCILVDDIVDSGGTLVNAADALIAKGAKDVYAYITHGVLSGGAAARIASSKLKELVITDSIQPTDAVIKSPNIRMLPIASLISDAIARTAAEESVSSLFD; encoded by the coding sequence ATGTCGGCCAAGAATGGCTCAATCAAGCTCGTCGCCGGCAACTCCAATCCGGCACTCGCCCAAGCCATCGCGCAGGGCCTGGACCTGCCGCTGACCAAAGCGGTGGTGCGGCGCTTCGCCGACATGGAGATCTTCGTCGAGATCCAGGAGAACGTCCGCGGCTCGGACGCCTTCATCATCCAGTCGACCTCGTTCCCGGCGAACGACCATCTGATGGAATTGCTGATCATCACCGACGCGCTGCGCCGGTCGTCGGCGCGCCGCATCACCGCGGTGCTGCCCTATTTCGGCTATGCGCGGCAGGACCGCAAATCGGGTTCGCGCACGCCGATCTCGGCAAAACTCGTCGCCAATCTGATCAGGCAGGCCGGCGTCGACCGCGTCATGACGCTCGACCTGCATGCCGGCCAGATCCAGGGCTTCTTCGACATCCCGACCGACAATCTCTACGCAGCACCCCTGATGGTGCGCGACATCAAGGAGAAGTTCGACCTCTCCAAGGTGATGGTGATCTCGCCGGACGTCGGCGGCGTGGCCCGCGCGCGCGGCCTTGCCAAGCGCATCAACACCCCGCTGGCGATCGTCGACAAGCGCCGTGAGCGGGCCGGTGAATCCGAGGTCATGAACGTGATCGGTGACGTCGCCGGCTACACCTGCATCCTGGTCGACGACATCGTCGATTCCGGCGGGACGCTGGTGAACGCGGCCGATGCGCTGATCGCCAAGGGCGCCAAGGACGTCTACGCCTACATCACTCACGGCGTGCTCTCGGGCGGCGCGGCCGCGCGAATTGCCTCCTCGAAGCTGAAAGAGCTCGTGATCACCGACTCGATCCAGCCGACCGATGCGGTGATCAAGTCGCCGAACATCCGCATGCTGCCGATCGCCAGCCTGATCTCGGACGCGATTGCGCGCACCGCCGCGGAAGAATCGGTGTCGAGCCTGTTCGACTGA
- a CDS encoding 6,7-dimethyl-8-ribityllumazine synthase: protein MNQMLQDPQTETSQVAPPPVPQDPATEHPRFAKPQRVAFVQACWHRDVVEEARIAFVKEAEARHLTHVDVFEVPGSFEIPLHAQILAKTRRYTAIVAAGLVVDGGIYRHEFVADTVIKALMDVQLRTEVPVFSAVLTPQQFHETEVHYDFFRRHFAIKGVEVAEACANTLHGLERLRGQVAAGIVG from the coding sequence ATGAATCAGATGTTGCAAGATCCCCAAACCGAAACGTCCCAAGTAGCCCCACCGCCGGTTCCGCAGGATCCGGCGACCGAGCATCCGCGCTTTGCAAAACCGCAGCGGGTGGCCTTCGTGCAGGCCTGCTGGCACCGCGACGTGGTCGAGGAAGCCCGCATCGCCTTCGTCAAGGAGGCGGAAGCGCGTCACCTCACCCATGTCGACGTGTTCGAGGTGCCGGGCTCGTTCGAGATCCCGCTGCACGCGCAGATCCTCGCCAAGACACGGCGCTATACCGCGATCGTCGCGGCGGGCCTCGTGGTCGATGGCGGCATCTACCGCCACGAGTTCGTCGCCGACACCGTGATCAAGGCACTGATGGACGTTCAGTTGCGCACGGAAGTGCCGGTGTTCTCTGCGGTGCTGACGCCGCAGCAATTCCACGAGACCGAGGTGCATTACGATTTCTTCCGCCGGCACTTTGCCATCAAGGGCGTCGAGGTCGCGGAAGCCTGCGCCAACACGCTGCACGGCCTCGAACGCCTGCGCGGCCAAGTCGCGGCGGGAATCGTGGGATAG
- a CDS encoding YbjN domain-containing protein: MSLLESTIDSRNHPLAVVEDIAASNNWPFERSGEDELTIVSKGQWTDYQISFTWMGEIEALHLACAFDMKIPVARRPEVQRLVAAINEQLWVGHFDLWTHTGMIMHRQALVLPGGLTASTAQCEAMLAGAIHASERYFPAFQFVVWAGKSTTEAMDAAMFDTAGEA; encoded by the coding sequence ATGTCCTTGCTCGAAAGCACTATCGATTCCCGAAACCATCCGCTCGCGGTGGTCGAGGACATTGCCGCCAGCAACAACTGGCCGTTCGAACGTTCCGGCGAAGACGAGCTCACGATTGTCTCCAAGGGACAATGGACCGACTATCAGATCTCCTTCACCTGGATGGGCGAGATCGAGGCGCTGCATCTGGCCTGCGCGTTCGACATGAAGATTCCAGTCGCGCGCCGGCCGGAGGTGCAGCGGCTCGTTGCCGCGATCAACGAGCAATTGTGGGTCGGACATTTCGACCTGTGGACCCACACCGGCATGATCATGCATCGCCAGGCCTTGGTGCTGCCGGGCGGCCTCACCGCCTCGACCGCGCAATGCGAAGCGATGCTCGCCGGGGCCATCCACGCCAGCGAGCGCTATTTCCCGGCGTTCCAGTTCGTGGTGTGGGCGGGCAAGAGCACGACGGAAGCGATGGACGCGGCGATGTTCGATACGGCGGGCGAGGCGTAG